A region of the Azospirillum sp. B510 genome:
GGCGTCGCCGAAGACGCTGCGGTGGTGCGGGCGGGGGAGGCATTGCTTGGGAAGAGCGTTATCGTCTGTCGTGACACCCCAGGCTTTATCGCCAACCGGATGGGCTGCTACTGGATGGCGATGGCCGCCATGGAGGCGATGGCTCATGGCCTGAGCGCCGAGGACGCCGACGCCGTCGCCGGTGCACCCTTCGGAGTGCCGCGGACCGGCATCTTCGGCCTCTTCGATCTGGTCGGCATCGACCTGGTGCCGCTGGTCTGGGGAAGCCTGATCGACACGCTGCCCGAGAACGATGGTCTGCAACGCTACGCCATCACCGCCGACGCGACGTTCCGGTCGATGATCGCAGAAGGCCGTTTTGGCAAGAAGAGCAAGGGAGGTTTCTATCGGCAGTCCCCCGAGGACCGAAAGAGGCGGGAGGTGGTGGATTTCGCCTCGTTGACATACCGACCTGAACAATCCGAGCCGCCGGCCGCTCTAACCGCCGCAGGCAACGATCTAAGGCGTCTGTGCGCCGATGACGATCCTTGCGGACGCTATGCTTGGACGGTGCTCAAGCGCATCGTGGGCTATGCCAGCGCTGTCGCACCCGAGATTGCCGATGACGTGACCGCGATCGATACGGCGCTCGAACTGGGCTATGGCTGGCGCCGGGGGCCGTTTGCGCTGGCCGATGCGGTTGGCACGCGCTGGCTGGCGGATCGGATGCAGGCCGAGGGCGAGGCGGTTCCGCGCCTGCTCGAGCTGGCCGCCGCCGCCGATGGATTCTACGCTGACGGTGGGCGGACGGTGACGCGCAGCGACGGGTCGCGGGCGCCGAAGCGGCGGAGGGCGGGTACGTTGGCGCTGTCCGACGTCAAGGACAACGGGGCGCCGGTGCGGCGTAACGAATCGGGGGCCTTGTGGGACATTGGCGATGGCGTCGCCTGCCTTGAGCTGACAACCAAGCTGAATATCGTTGATGATGGGGTTTTCGACCTGATAGAAGAGACTTTGGAGGCGGTGCCGGCCGGTTTCCTGGGGCTTGTGATCGGGAACGACGATCAGCGTGCGTTTTCGGCCGGAGCCAGCCTCGCGGTTCTGCTGGAGCGTATCGAGCGGGGAGATTTTGCGGGGCTTCGCTCTTTCGTCGCGCGTGGCCAACGCAGCTTTCAAGCACTCCGGCATGCTCCTTTTCCGGTGGTCGGCGCTGCGTTCGGG
Encoded here:
- a CDS encoding 3-hydroxyacyl-CoA dehydrogenase/enoyl-CoA hydratase family protein translates to MAMIRKAAVIGAGTMGSGIAAQFANAGVPVALLDMAQDGVADRRFLTRQAIDRQMKAGGFMHPSAAALVTPGHIDDDLALLADADWIVEAIIEDPAIKQSLFTRIEAVRKAGAIVSSNTSTLSRARLCAGMPEAFVKDFAITHFFNPPRHMRLLEVVGVAEDAAVVRAGEALLGKSVIVCRDTPGFIANRMGCYWMAMAAMEAMAHGLSAEDADAVAGAPFGVPRTGIFGLFDLVGIDLVPLVWGSLIDTLPENDGLQRYAITADATFRSMIAEGRFGKKSKGGFYRQSPEDRKRREVVDFASLTYRPEQSEPPAALTAAGNDLRRLCADDDPCGRYAWTVLKRIVGYASAVAPEIADDVTAIDTALELGYGWRRGPFALADAVGTRWLADRMQAEGEAVPRLLELAAAADGFYADGGRTVTRSDGSRAPKRRRAGTLALSDVKDNGAPVRRNESGALWDIGDGVACLELTTKLNIVDDGVFDLIEETLEAVPAGFLGLVIGNDDQRAFSAGASLAVLLERIERGDFAGLRSFVARGQRSFQALRHAPFPVVGAAFGLALGGGCELLLHCDRIVAHAELTAGLPEVNVGLIPAWGGCAQRLLRAMSDDGVKGPVACPVRVFDGVAAAKLSSSALDAHADGILRASDLIVMNRAHLLHRARDEAVRLARGYSPPGPAEIMSPGLTGLASLMNGIHGERQAGRISDADVAVRTVLSRVLTGGGADATRPVSEDTIYALELDGVMELAQTATTKSRIEHMLKTGKPLRN